In Athalia rosae chromosome 6, iyAthRosa1.1, whole genome shotgun sequence, one DNA window encodes the following:
- the LOC112694895 gene encoding uncharacterized protein LOC112694895 — protein sequence MDTPDYLDCVMIFKNIQERVEKITVEELLATLAPLWSMFEEILGTHEKSVSNSEVLRKRGNVLFSSGDYENAALVYAASLMNAPPHSESAAMAYANRSAALNHLKKYKECILDIDRALDLPYPNNLRPKIIERKEYALAQINDESETETTVEHVDDMKVVHGESSELPGASRGIDVAYNPQEGRKLIAKMPFQPGDILVIEKPFISVRSLVQSPRNCHHCLKSCMSVIPCAQCCVYAYCSEECRAEAYDKYHSIECKILGKRGNSFFINKHRAACNLRYLIILTEGGINLKALNDVLEEIEKNTDHIRLGFTGEQFIGHSTKGFLSLPGKQEKTNWRMMVEAVLLIMLLKNRTNFFKRNDDIPIAAKLMIKIYAIHAANMLPIPTSDGKFTAAWAIYPLISLAKHACVNNTIVHVKNDGSMVLRASQSIRPGEEIQWNYCDVKFLFRMVNVRSGQAVECIRICDRCDKKFVYPAERHLIVEMTKKLRAALAKNPYEINILWKLLGIVSGRHQRYTLQAQVVKKLLVDAYEGRCDSVVACEELRMAGIL from the exons ATGGATACACCAGATTATCTAGATTGCGTCATGATTTTCAAGAATATACAGGAAAGAGTCGAAAAAATTACCGTTGAAGAATTGCTTGCAACGTTGGCACCTTTGTGGTCGATGTTCGAAGAGATTTTGGGCACGCATGAAAAATCTGTGTCCAACTCAGAAGTGCTTCGTAAGCGGG GTAACGTTTTGTTCTCTTCTGGCGACTATGAAAATGCTGCATTGGTTTATGCTGCTAGTTTGATGAATGCACCTCCTCACTCGGAGAGTGCTGCTATGGCTTATGCTAACAGATCTGCAGCTCtgaatcatttgaaaaaatacaaagaatgCATCTTGGATATAGACAGGGCGCTGGATCTTCCTTACCCAAATAATCTACGACCCAAAATAATAGAGCGCAAAGAATATGCCCTTGCTCAAATCAATGACGAGTCAGAAACAGAGACCACAGTGGAACATGTCGATGATATGAAAGTCGTTCATGGCGAGAGCTCTGAGCTACCAGGTGCTAGTCGAGGCATTGATGTTGCATACAATCCTCAGGAGGGTCGAAAACTTATTGCAAAGATGCCGTTTCAGCCAGGTGATATCTTGGTTATAGAAAAACCGTTCATCTCAGTACGGTCACTGGTACAGAGTCCTAGGAATTGTCACCACTGCTTGAAGTCATGTATGTCAGTTATTCCATGTGCCCAATGCTGCGTCTATGCTTATTGCTCTGAGGAATGTCGCGCAGAGGCATATGATAAATATCACAGCATTGAATGCAAAATATTAGGTAAAAGGGGCAATAGTTTCTTCATAAACAAACACAGAGCAGCTTGTAATCTGAGATACCTCATTATACTGACTGAAGGAGGCATTAATCTTAAAGCTCTGAATGATGTGTtggaggaaattgaaaaaaacacag ATCATATCCGACTTGGGTTCACAGGAGAACAGTTTATCGGACACTCAACGAAAGGGTTCCTCAGCTTGCCTggcaaacaagaaaaaactaaCTGGCGAATGATGGTCGAGGCTGTGTTGCTAATAATGTTGTTGAAAAATCGTACAAACTTTTTCAAGAGAAATGACGATATACCGATCGCTGCAAAActaatgattaaaatataCGCAATCCATGCTGCAAATATGCTTCCG ATACCAACTTCTGACGGTAAATTCACAGCCGCCTGGGCAATATACCCGTTGATCAGTTTGGCTAAACATGCATGTGTCAATAATACCATTGTACATGTAAAAAATGATGGCAGTATGGTATTACGTGCGTCGCAATCAATAAGACCTGGGGAGGAG ATACAGTGGAACTACTGTGACGTGAAGTTCCTTTTTCGCATGGTGAACGTGAGATCTGGTCAAGCGGTAGAATGTATACGCATTTGCGACCGATGTGACAAGAAGTTCGTGTATCCGGCCGAAAGACATCTAATTgttgaaatgacaaaaaaattacgcgcCGCACTAGCAAAAAATCCCTACGAGATCAATATATTGTGGAAACTCCTGGGTATAGTGAGTGGAAGACACCAACGCTATACTTTACAAGCACAAgtcgtcaaaaaattgttggtTGATGCGTATGAAGGGCGCTGCGATTCCGTG GTTGCTTGTGAAGAGTTACGCATGGCCGGCATACTTTAA